Proteins encoded together in one Campylobacter concisus window:
- a CDS encoding Bax inhibitor-1/YccA family protein translates to MSLYDRNYAKQNQEELAYSQSSLSTFIKQTYQLFAASLLSATAGAYVGISIAGVFAANRFLFWGLVILEFVLLFGLMAAKRKEGLNLILLFAFTFVSGLTLTPLLSAILAMPSGASIVAQAFGLTTVAFGALSVFAMNTKRDFTTMGKMLFITLIVIIVAAIINIFVKSTMFQLVISSITSILFSAYILFDTQNIIRGNYETPVEGAVALYLDFVNLFTSLLQILGIFNRND, encoded by the coding sequence ATGAGTTTATATGATAGAAACTACGCTAAGCAAAATCAAGAAGAGCTTGCGTATTCTCAAAGCTCACTAAGCACTTTTATAAAACAGACTTATCAACTTTTTGCAGCATCACTACTTTCAGCTACTGCTGGCGCTTATGTAGGCATTAGCATCGCTGGCGTTTTTGCGGCAAATAGATTTTTGTTTTGGGGACTTGTGATACTTGAGTTTGTTCTACTTTTTGGACTAATGGCGGCTAAACGCAAAGAGGGATTAAATTTAATACTTCTTTTTGCATTTACATTTGTAAGCGGTCTTACGCTAACTCCGCTACTTTCAGCGATCCTTGCTATGCCAAGTGGTGCTAGTATCGTGGCTCAAGCATTTGGCTTGACGACAGTTGCATTTGGTGCTTTAAGCGTCTTTGCGATGAATACAAAACGTGACTTTACAACGATGGGTAAGATGCTATTTATAACTTTGATAGTTATCATTGTAGCAGCGATCATCAACATTTTCGTTAAAAGCACGATGTTTCAACTAGTTATCTCAAGTATCACTTCGATTTTATTTAGTGCTTACATACTTTTTGATACACAAAATATCATCCGTGGCAACTATGAGACACCAGTTGAGGGTGCAGTTGCTTTGTATCTTGATTTTGTAAATTTATTTACATCATTACTACAAATTTTAGGCATTTTTAATAGAAATGACTAA
- a CDS encoding carbonic anhydrase codes for MDDSILEGAVKFMEDGFLEHEELFKSLQHKQDPHTLFISCVDSRVVPNLITNCLPGELFMVRNIANIVPPYRVSEEFLATTSAIEYALEVLNIKNIIICGHSDCGGCAALYADEKKLKNTPNVRNWIRLIEPIKREVLKFTSDDPAKMAWLTERLNVINSIENIMTYPNVKEEYESGKLQIYGWHYIIETGEIFSYDLKEGTFKLLADKRGENA; via the coding sequence ATGGATGATTCAATACTTGAAGGTGCAGTAAAATTTATGGAAGATGGTTTTTTAGAGCATGAAGAGCTCTTTAAAAGTCTGCAACACAAGCAAGATCCGCACACGCTTTTCATATCATGCGTGGATTCAAGGGTCGTGCCAAATTTGATAACAAACTGCCTGCCAGGTGAGCTTTTTATGGTGCGAAATATCGCAAACATCGTGCCACCTTATAGGGTGAGCGAAGAGTTTTTGGCGACCACTTCGGCGATCGAATATGCGCTTGAAGTTTTAAACATTAAAAACATCATCATCTGCGGACACTCTGACTGTGGTGGATGCGCGGCACTTTATGCGGATGAAAAGAAGCTAAAAAATACTCCAAACGTTAGAAACTGGATCAGGCTAATAGAGCCGATCAAGCGAGAAGTGCTTAAATTTACAAGCGACGATCCAGCCAAAATGGCGTGGCTAACCGAGAGGCTAAACGTGATAAACTCGATCGAAAACATAATGACTTATCCAAATGTAAAAGAGGAGTATGAAAGTGGCAAGCTTCAAATTTATGGCTGGCACTACATCATAGAAACTGGCGAAATTTTTAGCTACGATTTAAAAGAGGGTACGTTTAAGCTTCTAGCTGACAAAAGAGGCGAAAATGCGTAA
- a CDS encoding mechanosensitive ion channel family protein, translating into MRKFLAIILLCFTFAFAAESNKTQEEDIISITNQIQTINSQIKILKAQQKDTNNSKADNSNLASLHKKKSDLLEKIPNYIMQIELTQSDINKFNLQKEVLEKKVARLEKQSNKDAYIQSAIELEKMKVDYAYYSALISLEEVFKKGAKANSIRDVIDNGLLNLQTNSYVSIKDLKDSLNDTSGSYDNAFFDLELKKESEEEILTYLKNNADLLSSSMLLSELNLVDAVEYINKATDINSSKFNIGKIVVIVAIFLFFVSLTRILAKLTYWLMSLIASGEGVKEAKNQIVDIVKKPISALLIIYALNICIGVGFYPVPVPLTVANIFSIIYIVAFSWLVLTILNGYGIAIIDKIAQKSKRKEVINLALKVIYVIVLIITLLLILQKLGFDISALIASLGIGGLAVAFAAKDIIANFFASVMMLFDNSFSQGDWIVCGDIEGTVVEIGFRKTTVRSFDNALIFVPNSKLASDPVRNWSRRKVGRRIRMVIGIEYGPTTEEIKKCVNDIKNMLINHPDIAKSEDIAANKRGLKYRQNIVSVDDYAGYKSNLFVVVDDFADSSINILVYCFAKTIVWGDFLDVKQDVMLKIMDILKQNGLNFAFPSQSLYIENIKDKI; encoded by the coding sequence ATGCGTAAATTTCTAGCCATTATCCTGCTTTGCTTTACCTTTGCTTTTGCGGCCGAGAGCAACAAAACTCAAGAAGAAGACATAATAAGCATAACAAATCAAATCCAAACCATAAACAGCCAGATAAAAATTTTAAAAGCGCAGCAAAAAGATACAAATAACTCAAAGGCTGACAACTCAAATTTAGCCAGCCTCCACAAAAAAAAGAGCGATCTTTTAGAAAAGATACCAAACTATATCATGCAGATCGAATTAACCCAAAGCGATATAAATAAATTTAATCTGCAAAAAGAGGTGCTAGAAAAAAAGGTCGCAAGACTAGAGAAGCAGTCAAACAAAGACGCCTACATCCAAAGCGCCATCGAGCTTGAGAAGATGAAGGTTGATTACGCTTACTACTCAGCGCTTATTAGCCTAGAAGAGGTCTTTAAAAAGGGCGCTAAGGCAAATTCTATAAGAGATGTGATAGATAATGGACTTTTAAATTTACAGACAAATTCTTATGTAAGCATAAAAGATCTAAAAGACTCACTAAATGACACTTCAGGCTCTTACGACAACGCCTTTTTTGACCTTGAGCTAAAAAAAGAGAGTGAAGAAGAAATTTTAACCTATCTTAAAAATAACGCCGATCTTCTAAGCTCAAGCATGCTCTTGTCTGAGCTAAATTTAGTCGATGCAGTCGAATACATAAACAAAGCAACTGACATAAATTCAAGTAAATTTAACATCGGCAAGATCGTTGTTATCGTTGCGATATTTTTATTTTTCGTCTCACTAACTAGAATTCTAGCCAAACTAACCTACTGGCTAATGTCGCTCATCGCTTCAGGCGAAGGGGTAAAAGAGGCTAAAAATCAGATCGTTGATATCGTGAAAAAGCCGATTTCAGCACTTCTTATCATCTACGCGCTAAACATCTGTATCGGCGTTGGATTTTACCCAGTGCCAGTGCCTCTAACGGTAGCAAATATCTTTTCTATCATATATATAGTAGCATTTTCATGGCTTGTCCTAACCATACTAAATGGCTACGGCATCGCTATAATCGACAAGATCGCGCAAAAAAGCAAGCGTAAAGAGGTGATAAACCTAGCGCTAAAAGTGATCTACGTGATCGTGCTAATCATCACACTTTTACTGATCCTTCAAAAGCTTGGCTTTGATATCTCAGCGCTCATCGCCTCACTTGGTATCGGTGGTCTTGCCGTTGCCTTCGCTGCTAAAGACATCATCGCAAACTTCTTTGCCTCTGTCATGATGCTCTTTGACAACTCATTTTCACAAGGCGACTGGATAGTTTGTGGAGACATCGAGGGCACGGTCGTTGAGATAGGATTTAGAAAAACAACTGTTAGAAGCTTTGATAATGCCCTTATCTTCGTGCCAAACTCAAAGCTAGCAAGCGATCCTGTTAGAAACTGGAGCAGAAGAAAGGTCGGCAGACGCATAAGAATGGTTATTGGCATCGAGTATGGGCCAACTACAGAAGAGATCAAAAAATGTGTAAATGACATCAAAAATATGCTGATAAATCACCCAGATATCGCTAAAAGCGAAGATATCGCGGCTAATAAAAGAGGACTAAAATATAGACAAAACATAGTCTCAGTTGATGACTACGCTGGATATAAGTCAAATTTATTTGTCGTGGTTGATGACTTTGCTGATAGCTCGATAAATATCCTAGTTTATTGCTTTGCAAAAACTATCGTTTGGGGCGATTTTTTAGACGTAAAACAAGATGTAATGCTAAAAATTATGGATATTTTAAAGCAAAATGGTCTAAATTTTGCATTCCCAAGCCAAAGCTTGTATATCGAAAATATCAAAGATAAAATTTAA
- a CDS encoding GGDEF domain-containing protein, giving the protein MVQEFIEQDSYKAIDDIYKTILNVAIVSNAFVLIVLCSFYFDLTIIFICFLFLSISTALRIRFNIKYRFLISAIFQLNVITAVIAGVVGMGWSSSIWITLLGVIFINYFLAFNQRLLTYSVCLLELFVLLWLYLTYKDKVVEIDTMVQIGSTCISVFFTFYLVFRLSFFSDAITSSGYKQISEEKEEIERISKYDFLTGLLNRRSIERTLRYELKELREKSSDANLVVMLGDIDNFKKINDTYGHDWGDKVLKEIARALQDTFRENDHICRWGGEEFLVILPEVKTEDVKKVETRLGTRIAQVKLPDKSSVTMTFGLVLCANGVITDIDTVINKADKKLYEGKKNGKDRIEYEIMKANKDKDNA; this is encoded by the coding sequence TTGGTACAGGAATTTATAGAGCAAGATAGCTACAAGGCTATCGATGACATTTACAAAACGATATTAAACGTAGCGATAGTAAGTAACGCCTTTGTCTTGATCGTGCTGTGTAGTTTTTACTTTGACTTAACGATCATTTTTATCTGTTTTTTATTTCTTTCTATTAGCACTGCTTTAAGGATTAGATTTAATATCAAATACAGATTTTTAATCTCGGCCATCTTTCAACTAAATGTCATCACCGCAGTTATCGCTGGCGTTGTTGGCATGGGCTGGAGCTCTAGTATATGGATAACACTCCTTGGCGTTATCTTTATAAACTACTTTTTGGCTTTTAACCAAAGACTTCTTACCTACTCTGTCTGCCTTCTTGAGCTATTTGTCCTTTTGTGGCTATATCTTACATATAAAGATAAAGTAGTTGAGATAGACACCATGGTACAAATAGGCTCAACCTGTATAAGCGTTTTCTTTACTTTTTACTTGGTCTTTAGACTTTCGTTTTTCTCTGATGCGATCACATCTAGTGGCTACAAACAGATCAGCGAAGAGAAAGAGGAGATAGAGAGAATTTCTAAGTATGACTTTTTAACCGGTCTTTTAAATAGACGCTCTATTGAAAGAACACTTAGATATGAGCTAAAAGAGCTTAGAGAAAAAAGCAGTGACGCAAATTTAGTCGTTATGCTAGGAGACATCGATAACTTCAAAAAGATAAATGACACCTACGGACACGACTGGGGCGATAAGGTCTTAAAAGAGATCGCAAGAGCCTTGCAAGATACTTTTAGAGAAAATGACCACATTTGTAGGTGGGGTGGAGAGGAATTTCTAGTTATCTTGCCTGAAGTTAAAACCGAAGACGTAAAAAAGGTAGAAACCAGACTTGGCACAAGGATAGCGCAGGTAAAACTGCCTGATAAGAGCTCAGTAACCATGACCTTTGGTCTAGTCCTTTGCGCAAATGGCGTTATAACTGATATCGACACAGTCATAAACAAAGCTGATAAAAAGCTATATGAGGGCAAGAAAAATGGCAAAGACCGCATCGAGTATGAGATCATGAAGGCAAATAAGGACAAAGACAATGCCTAA
- a CDS encoding GGDEF domain-containing protein produces the protein MPKISLYISQKIIVFSLLAVHTFYLVMFYLMGEEILAVANILSVSIYLFALKILFDSEENNKIVMLILQVEILLHASLCVFILGLGWGFEILFLTSTISLFFLSVSFKMLSRIISLLDIAAFLFFYLVIDLPAKDDPLYKEIFFVFNLTASCVFAVLTSFLLESSNLFIFLGILEEKESAKAVFNHDPLTGLLNRASMQQIFRQKNLFDGNDFAIVMCDIDNFKKINDTYGHGAGDEVLKSLSKIFKNAFRNEDRVARFGGEEFLAVIFDVKKAKAVSILERIRETLNQNVVEFENHRIIATMTFGVVAHSGNTEVNIERMIKQADELLYVGKLNGKNIVMSADYDPKG, from the coding sequence ATGCCTAAAATTTCACTTTATATCTCACAAAAGATCATCGTCTTTTCGCTTCTAGCTGTACATACTTTTTACCTAGTTATGTTCTACCTCATGGGCGAAGAAATTTTGGCTGTGGCAAACATCCTTTCTGTTAGCATATATCTTTTTGCACTAAAGATACTCTTTGATAGCGAAGAGAACAACAAGATCGTGATGCTCATCTTGCAAGTAGAAATTTTACTCCACGCCTCACTTTGCGTCTTTATCCTTGGTCTAGGCTGGGGCTTTGAAATTTTATTTTTAACATCAACTATTAGCCTCTTTTTCTTATCAGTTAGCTTTAAAATGTTAAGCAGAATTATCTCTTTACTAGATATCGCGGCATTTTTATTTTTTTATCTAGTGATAGATCTACCAGCAAAGGACGATCCTTTATACAAAGAGATATTTTTTGTATTTAACCTAACTGCATCTTGTGTGTTTGCTGTCTTAACATCATTTTTGCTAGAGAGCTCAAATTTATTTATATTCTTAGGCATCTTAGAAGAGAAAGAGTCCGCTAAAGCTGTCTTTAACCACGACCCACTAACTGGACTTTTAAACCGAGCTTCGATGCAACAAATTTTTAGACAAAAGAATTTATTTGACGGCAATGACTTTGCTATCGTGATGTGCGACATCGATAACTTTAAAAAGATAAACGACACCTACGGACACGGCGCAGGCGATGAAGTGCTAAAGAGCCTTTCTAAAATTTTCAAAAACGCTTTCAGAAATGAAGATAGGGTTGCGAGATTTGGCGGCGAAGAGTTTTTGGCTGTTATCTTTGACGTTAAAAAGGCAAAAGCGGTTAGCATCTTAGAGCGTATCAGAGAGACGCTTAATCAAAATGTCGTTGAATTTGAAAACCATAGAATCATAGCTACTATGACCTTTGGTGTCGTGGCTCACAGCGGCAACACTGAGGTAAATATCGAGCGTATGATCAAGCAAGCTGACGAGCTGCTTTATGTCGGTAAGCTAAATGGTAAAAATATCGTTATGAGTGCGGATTACGATCCAAAAGGATAA
- a CDS encoding TRAP transporter large permease, whose amino-acid sequence MTIAFLFILLFALMLIGVPVAVSLGTSTVLTMIFFTDIDIATIPQLIFDGINKFSLMAIPMFILAGNLLSKGGSARRIIDFAKSMVGHLPGGLPMSAIFACIIFAAVSGSSPATVVAIGSIMFAAIKEAGYPKEYAVGGITTAGSLGILIPPSVVMIVYGVTAEVSIGKLFMAGVVPGLMLGGMMLAQTYVGAKKLGFKATKAEPFKVRVQKFAKAFWALLIVVVVIGGIYGGIFTPTEAAAASAVYALFISLFIYRDIKIKDLWDICLDSALTTAMIFFIIANAVVFAYLLTSEQIPQAIASMILDANIGMIGFLIFVNILLFIMGQFMEPSSVIMIMVPLLLPIATQLGVDPIHFGIILVVNMEIGMVTPPVGLNLFVASGLTNMNLKEVIMACLPWTLTLFFGLILVTYIPQISLWLPNIMYGH is encoded by the coding sequence ATGACAATAGCATTTTTATTTATCCTGCTTTTTGCACTGATGCTAATAGGCGTGCCAGTCGCGGTTTCGCTAGGCACAAGCACCGTTTTAACTATGATATTTTTTACAGATATCGACATCGCTACGATCCCGCAGCTAATTTTTGATGGTATCAATAAATTTTCGCTAATGGCGATACCGATGTTTATCTTGGCCGGAAATTTACTAAGTAAAGGCGGCTCAGCAAGGCGTATCATCGACTTTGCAAAGTCTATGGTCGGACATTTGCCAGGTGGCTTGCCTATGAGTGCGATATTTGCCTGCATCATCTTTGCGGCCGTCTCTGGAAGCTCGCCTGCGACGGTTGTGGCTATTGGCTCAATTATGTTTGCAGCGATAAAAGAGGCTGGCTATCCAAAAGAGTACGCAGTGGGCGGCATAACTACGGCTGGCTCGCTTGGAATTTTGATCCCGCCTTCAGTTGTTATGATAGTTTATGGCGTAACTGCTGAGGTTAGTATCGGCAAGCTCTTTATGGCTGGCGTCGTACCTGGTCTTATGCTTGGTGGCATGATGCTTGCGCAAACCTACGTTGGAGCAAAAAAGCTTGGATTTAAAGCGACTAAGGCTGAGCCATTTAAAGTAAGAGTGCAGAAATTTGCAAAAGCATTTTGGGCGCTACTTATCGTTGTTGTGGTCATTGGCGGAATTTATGGAGGCATATTCACTCCGACTGAAGCTGCTGCGGCAAGTGCTGTTTATGCGCTATTTATCTCACTTTTTATCTATAGAGATATAAAGATAAAAGATCTTTGGGACATCTGCCTAGACTCAGCCCTTACAACAGCTATGATATTTTTCATCATCGCAAATGCCGTTGTTTTTGCATATTTGCTAACTAGCGAGCAGATCCCGCAAGCGATCGCTTCGATGATACTTGACGCAAATATCGGCATGATAGGATTTTTGATATTTGTAAATATCTTGCTCTTTATCATGGGTCAGTTTATGGAGCCTTCAAGCGTTATCATGATCATGGTGCCGCTCTTACTTCCGATAGCTACGCAGCTTGGCGTTGATCCTATTCACTTTGGTATCATCTTGGTTGTAAATATGGAGATAGGTATGGTGACTCCGCCTGTTGGACTAAATTTATTTGTCGCAAGCGGTCTTACAAATATGAACTTAAAAGAGGTCATCATGGCGTGCTTGCCATGGACGCTGACCTTGTTCTTTGGCCTTATCTTGGTTACTTATATACCGCAAATTTCACTTTGGCTACCAAACATAATGTATGGACATTAA
- a CDS encoding TRAP transporter small permease, with protein MKKNFINALDILIVSLNKTIAVLGLASGTLLAFANVVARYFFDKSWSWASELSNYLFIWSAFFAAAYGFNKGIHVSVTILVEKFPPALAKACLLFSHILTTVFLIFIAVYSVDYLKILHEIEQMIIDLGIPQWVPMLVLPIAFVTASYRSAEKAIKVALTPAAKVVSNEAHELAHGSVVKD; from the coding sequence ATGAAGAAGAATTTCATTAACGCTCTTGATATATTGATAGTCTCGCTCAATAAGACTATCGCCGTTTTAGGGCTAGCTAGTGGAACACTACTAGCCTTTGCTAACGTCGTGGCCAGATACTTTTTTGACAAAAGCTGGTCATGGGCGAGCGAGCTATCAAACTACTTATTTATTTGGTCGGCATTTTTTGCCGCAGCGTATGGCTTTAACAAGGGCATCCACGTGAGCGTAACTATCTTGGTGGAGAAATTTCCACCAGCGCTCGCGAAGGCATGCCTGCTCTTTTCGCACATCTTAACGACTGTCTTTTTGATATTTATCGCGGTTTATTCGGTGGATTATCTTAAAATTTTGCACGAGATCGAGCAGATGATAATAGACCTTGGCATACCTCAATGGGTCCCTATGCTAGTGCTTCCAATAGCCTTTGTCACAGCTAGCTACCGCTCTGCTGAAAAAGCTATCAAAGTAGCTCTAACTCCTGCAGCAAAGGTCGTAAGCAACGAAGCGCACGAGCTAGCTCATGGTAGCGTAGTCAAAGACTAA
- a CDS encoding DctP family TRAP transporter solute-binding subunit, with translation MKFLQALLFTCAISGLAFGADKVYTIKFAHVVAASTPKGKAADFFAKRAEELSGGKIKVQVFPSAQLLDDDRVFGALKLGNVQMAAPSFSKFTPIVPQFQLFDLPFIFKDADHLHKVQDGAVGEELKGLVTKKGFVALDYWDAGFKHFSSSKKPILVPEDAKGQKFRIQSSKVLEEQIKAIGGNPQVLPFSEVYSALQQGVVDATENPLSNFYNSKFHEVQSSLTLSHHGYLGYLVVMSDKFWNKLPDDLKANVKQALSEATAYEREETAKEDAHVIAELEKYIAETKKLEIFKIDDAQKAEWEKTMQAIYPKFYDVIGKELIEKTIETK, from the coding sequence ATGAAATTCTTACAAGCTTTACTTTTCACTTGTGCCATTAGTGGCTTAGCATTTGGTGCGGATAAGGTCTATACGATCAAATTCGCTCACGTTGTTGCAGCTTCTACGCCAAAGGGCAAGGCAGCTGACTTTTTTGCAAAGCGTGCTGAAGAGCTAAGTGGCGGCAAGATAAAAGTTCAAGTCTTCCCATCAGCTCAGCTACTTGATGATGACAGAGTTTTTGGCGCGTTAAAACTTGGTAACGTTCAAATGGCAGCTCCAAGTTTTTCTAAATTTACACCTATCGTGCCGCAGTTTCAGCTATTTGACCTACCTTTCATCTTTAAAGATGCAGACCACCTTCACAAGGTTCAAGATGGGGCAGTTGGCGAGGAGCTAAAAGGTCTTGTGACTAAGAAAGGCTTTGTGGCGCTTGATTACTGGGATGCTGGATTTAAGCACTTTAGCTCAAGCAAAAAACCGATCCTTGTGCCAGAAGATGCAAAAGGACAAAAATTTAGAATCCAAAGCTCAAAAGTGCTTGAAGAGCAGATCAAAGCGATCGGTGGCAACCCACAAGTTCTGCCATTTTCAGAGGTTTATTCTGCGCTTCAACAAGGCGTAGTTGATGCGACTGAAAACCCACTATCAAATTTCTATAACTCTAAATTTCACGAGGTTCAAAGCTCTCTTACACTTTCTCACCACGGATATCTAGGCTATCTAGTCGTTATGAGTGATAAATTTTGGAACAAACTACCAGATGATCTAAAAGCAAATGTAAAACAAGCTCTAAGCGAAGCTACAGCTTACGAGAGAGAAGAGACAGCTAAAGAGGACGCTCACGTCATAGCCGAGCTTGAAAAATATATAGCAGAGACTAAAAAGCTAGAAATTTTCAAGATAGACGACGCACAAAAAGCTGAGTGGGAGAAGACTATGCAGGCTATCTATCCTAAATTTTACGACGTCATCGGCAAAGAGCTTATAGAAAAAACAATCGAGACAAAATAA
- the sodB gene encoding superoxide dismutase [Fe], which translates to MFELRKLPFDANHNAVVSAKTCEYHYGKHHATYVANLNNLIKDTKFANASFYEILRNSEGGLYNNVAQVYNHDFYWDCIAKKSEMSSELKAAVEANFANFKEEFLKAATTLFGSGWAWLVFDPSSKKLEIVQTSNAKTPVSDGKVPLLVVDVWEHAYYIDNFNARPKYLETFYENINWEFVSQAYEWALKEGLGSVEFYTKELHK; encoded by the coding sequence ATGTTTGAACTAAGAAAACTTCCGTTTGACGCAAACCACAATGCAGTAGTAAGTGCTAAAACCTGTGAATACCACTACGGCAAGCATCACGCAACCTATGTTGCAAATCTAAACAATCTCATAAAAGATACAAAATTTGCTAATGCATCATTTTACGAGATCCTAAGAAATAGCGAAGGCGGCCTTTACAACAACGTCGCTCAAGTTTATAACCACGACTTTTACTGGGACTGCATCGCTAAGAAAAGCGAGATGTCAAGCGAGCTAAAAGCAGCGGTTGAAGCAAATTTCGCAAATTTTAAAGAGGAGTTTTTAAAGGCAGCTACAACGCTTTTTGGCTCAGGCTGGGCGTGGCTTGTATTTGATCCAAGCAGCAAAAAGCTAGAGATCGTGCAAACTAGCAACGCAAAAACTCCAGTGAGCGATGGCAAAGTGCCACTTTTAGTCGTTGACGTTTGGGAGCACGCTTACTACATCGACAACTTCAACGCTCGCCCAAAATACCTAGAGACGTTTTACGAGAACATAAACTGGGAATTTGTAAGCCAAGCTTACGAGTGGGCGTTAAAAGAGGGCCTTGGCTCAGTTGAGTTTTACACAAAAGAACTACATAAATAA